In Oscillatoria acuminata PCC 6304, a single window of DNA contains:
- the dnaK gene encoding molecular chaperone DnaK gives MGKVVGIDLGTTNSCVAVMEGGKPTVIANAEGFRTTPSVVAYTKNSDRLVGQIAKRQAVMNPENTFYSVKRFIGRKHTEVTHETTEVSYKVLNINGNVKLDCPALSKQYAPEEISAQVLRKLVDDASTYLGEKVTQAVITVPAYFNDSQRQATKDAGKIAGIEVLRIINEPTAASLAYGLDKKSNETILVFDLGGGTFDVSILEVGDGVFEVLATSGDTHLGGDDFDKKIVDFLAEEFRKAEGIDLRKDKQALQRLTEAAEKAKIELSSVTQTEINLPFITATQEGPKHLDTTLTRAKFEELTADLIDRCGIPVENAVRDAKLDKSAIDEVVLVGGSTRIPAVKELVKKVLGKEPNQTVNPDEVVAVGAAIQAGVLAGEVKDILLLDVTPLSLGVETLGGVMTKIIPRNTTIPTKKSEVFSTAVDGQTNVEIHILQGEREMANDNKSLGTFRLDGIPPAQRGVPQIEVTFDIDANGILNVHAKDKGTGKEQSISITGASTLPGDEVERMVREAESNATADKERREKIDLKNQADSLTYQAEKQMSELGDKVPADEKTKVTDLIQALKDAIAKDDLELMKSQMTELQQALYAIGSKIYEQSGGAEGGPPNDNGDGGAGTPPSGGSDEDVIDAEFSETK, from the coding sequence ATGGGTAAAGTAGTTGGAATTGACTTAGGAACCACAAACTCTTGCGTTGCTGTGATGGAAGGGGGTAAGCCCACCGTGATCGCTAACGCAGAAGGCTTCCGCACCACGCCTTCGGTCGTCGCTTACACGAAAAACAGCGATCGCCTCGTCGGTCAAATCGCCAAGCGTCAAGCGGTGATGAACCCGGAAAACACCTTCTATTCCGTCAAGCGGTTCATCGGACGCAAACATACCGAAGTCACCCATGAAACCACTGAGGTTTCCTATAAAGTCCTCAACATCAATGGCAACGTTAAGCTCGATTGCCCTGCTTTAAGCAAGCAATATGCTCCCGAAGAAATTTCCGCTCAAGTGCTGCGGAAACTGGTAGATGATGCCAGCACCTACCTGGGTGAAAAAGTGACCCAAGCGGTGATTACGGTTCCCGCCTATTTCAACGATTCTCAGCGTCAAGCGACGAAAGATGCCGGGAAAATTGCCGGGATTGAAGTCTTGCGGATCATCAACGAACCCACTGCCGCTTCTCTGGCTTATGGGTTAGACAAGAAGAGTAACGAAACCATTCTGGTGTTTGACTTAGGGGGTGGGACCTTCGACGTTTCCATCTTAGAAGTCGGCGACGGTGTGTTTGAAGTGCTCGCCACCTCTGGAGATACCCACCTGGGTGGGGATGACTTTGATAAGAAGATTGTGGACTTCCTCGCTGAAGAATTCCGCAAAGCCGAAGGAATTGACCTGCGGAAGGATAAGCAAGCCCTGCAACGATTGACTGAGGCGGCTGAAAAGGCCAAAATTGAGCTCTCTAGCGTGACTCAAACGGAAATCAACCTGCCCTTTATTACGGCAACCCAGGAAGGTCCGAAGCACTTAGATACGACCTTGACTCGGGCTAAGTTTGAGGAACTGACGGCAGATTTGATTGACCGTTGCGGCATTCCCGTGGAAAATGCAGTTCGGGATGCGAAGTTGGATAAGAGTGCGATCGATGAGGTGGTCCTCGTCGGGGGTTCTACTCGGATTCCGGCAGTGAAAGAACTGGTGAAAAAGGTTCTGGGTAAAGAACCGAACCAAACGGTGAACCCGGATGAAGTGGTAGCTGTGGGTGCTGCAATTCAAGCGGGTGTGCTGGCAGGTGAAGTCAAAGACATTCTGCTGCTTGACGTGACTCCCCTCTCCCTGGGTGTGGAAACCTTGGGTGGCGTGATGACCAAGATTATTCCTCGTAACACCACGATTCCTACCAAGAAGTCGGAAGTGTTCTCCACCGCAGTGGATGGTCAAACCAATGTGGAAATCCACATTCTGCAAGGGGAACGCGAGATGGCGAACGATAACAAGAGTTTGGGAACGTTCCGCCTAGATGGAATTCCCCCGGCACAGCGTGGGGTTCCTCAAATTGAAGTGACCTTTGATATTGATGCGAACGGGATCCTGAATGTCCATGCGAAGGATAAGGGGACTGGGAAGGAACAGTCGATCAGTATCACGGGTGCGAGTACCTTGCCTGGGGATGAAGTGGAACGGATGGTCCGGGAAGCGGAATCGAATGCCACGGCAGATAAGGAACGTCGCGAGAAGATTGATCTGAAGAACCAAGCGGATTCGTTGACTTATCAAGCTGAGAAGCAGATGAGTGAGTTGGGAGATAAGGTCCCGGCGGATGAGAAGACGAAGGTGACTGATTTGATTCAGGCGCTTAAGGATGCGATCGCCAAGGATGATTTGGAACTGATGAAGTCTCAGATGACTGAGTTGCAACAAGCTCTGTATGCGATCGGTAGCAAGATCTACGAACAATCCGGCGGTGCTGAAGGTGGCCCTCCGAATGATAATGGCGACGGCGGCGCTGGCACACCTCCCTCGGGCGGTTCTGATGAAGATGTCATCGATGCTGAGTTCTCTGAAACAAAGTAG